From Pseudomonas poae, the proteins below share one genomic window:
- the moaB gene encoding molybdenum cofactor biosynthesis protein B — protein MKAKADAPFVPLNIAVLTVSDTRTLETDTSGQVFVDRLTAAGHNLAERVLLKDDLYKIRAQVAHWIAEDVVQVVLITGGTGFTGRDSTPEAVSCLLDKQVDGFGELFRQISVADIGTSTVQSRALAGLANGTLVCCLPGSTNAVRTGWDGILAEQLDNRHRPCNFVPHLKQAEPCESRG, from the coding sequence ATGAAAGCCAAGGCCGATGCGCCCTTTGTACCCCTGAATATCGCTGTGTTGACCGTCAGCGACACCCGTACCCTCGAAACCGACACCTCCGGCCAGGTCTTCGTCGACCGCCTGACCGCCGCCGGCCACAACCTGGCCGAGCGTGTGCTGCTCAAGGACGACCTCTACAAGATCCGCGCCCAGGTCGCCCACTGGATCGCCGAAGACGTGGTGCAAGTGGTGCTGATCACCGGCGGCACCGGCTTCACCGGCCGCGACAGCACGCCCGAGGCTGTAAGCTGCCTGCTGGACAAGCAAGTCGATGGCTTTGGCGAACTGTTCCGGCAGATCTCCGTGGCCGATATCGGCACCTCCACCGTGCAATCCCGCGCCCTGGCCGGCCTGGCCAATGGCACGCTGGTGTGCTGCTTGCCGGGTTCCACCAATGCGGTGCGCACCGGTTGGGATGGCATCCTCGCCGAGCAACTGGATAACCGCCACCGCCCGTGCAACTTCGTGCCGCACCTGAAGCAGGCTGAACCCTGTGAATCGCGTGGGTAA
- the mobA gene encoding molybdenum cofactor guanylyltransferase MobA has protein sequence MSFDSSPLPCSILLLAGGRGQRMGGQDKGLLQWRGQPLIAHLQRLTRPLTDDLIISCNRNHDRYRPYADQLVSDDSPDFPGPLAGIRAGLAAARGAHLLVLPCDVPNIDVGLLTDLRETARRNPLLPVMVRHGAFWEPLICIIPTGLQTQIERAWDAGERSPRKILLQLSGVGLECPEDDPRLANLNTPELLHPGSDVSE, from the coding sequence ATGTCTTTCGATTCTTCGCCCCTGCCCTGTTCGATTCTGCTGTTGGCCGGTGGCCGCGGCCAACGCATGGGCGGCCAGGACAAGGGTTTGTTGCAATGGCGTGGCCAGCCGTTGATTGCCCATTTGCAACGCCTGACCCGCCCACTGACCGATGACCTGATCATCTCCTGCAACCGCAACCATGACCGCTACCGGCCCTACGCCGACCAGTTGGTGAGCGACGACAGCCCGGACTTCCCCGGCCCGCTCGCGGGCATCCGGGCCGGACTCGCGGCTGCGCGTGGTGCGCATTTGCTGGTACTGCCGTGTGACGTTCCAAACATCGACGTAGGACTACTCACCGACCTGCGTGAGACTGCACGCCGCAACCCGCTGCTGCCGGTCATGGTGCGTCATGGGGCATTCTGGGAACCCTTGATCTGCATCATCCCCACCGGCCTGCAAACCCAGATAGAACGGGCCTGGGACGCCGGTGAACGGAGCCCGCGCAAGATCCTGCTGCAACTGAGTGGCGTGGGCCTGGAATGCCCAGAGGATGACCCACGCCTGGCCAACCTTAATACCCCCGAGCTGTTGCACCCGGGGTCCGACGTGTCAGAATGA
- a CDS encoding YgdI/YgdR family lipoprotein: MTQRTIAALMLALGLATLAGCASPTVITLNDGREIQAVDTPKFDKDSGFYEFEQLDGKQTRINKDQVRTVKDL; this comes from the coding sequence ATGACTCAACGGACCATCGCCGCTCTCATGCTTGCACTGGGCCTCGCTACCCTCGCCGGTTGCGCCTCGCCTACAGTGATCACCCTGAATGACGGTCGCGAAATCCAGGCCGTCGACACCCCTAAATTCGACAAGGATTCGGGCTTCTACGAGTTCGAACAACTGGACGGCAAGCAGACCCGTATCAACAAGGATCAGGTCCGCACCGTTAAAGATCTGTAA
- a CDS encoding pseudouridine synthase, producing MSTFGFSASQHQASTLYLPPGPWATVLDCLCEHFPAISREHWLDRIARGRVLDIHGSPIRLDLAYKEGLCIYYFREVPNEKVIPVQENILYADEHLVVADKPHFLPVTPAGEYVEQTLLRRLIRRLDNPALVPLHRIDRHTAGLVLFSANPASRSAYQQLFPTRRIDKFYEAIAPALPNLTFPLVHKSRLVEGEPFFRMQEGAGASNTETGVQVREKNRDLWRYGLFPVTGKKHQLRVHMTALGASICNDPFYPDVLKDAVDDYANPLKLLAQGVRFVDPVTGEERHFSSRITLDW from the coding sequence ATGTCCACTTTCGGTTTTTCCGCGTCCCAGCATCAAGCGAGCACGCTTTATTTGCCACCTGGCCCGTGGGCGACGGTGTTGGATTGCCTGTGCGAGCACTTCCCGGCGATCAGCCGTGAACACTGGTTGGACCGCATCGCCCGAGGCCGGGTGCTGGATATCCACGGCAGCCCGATCCGCCTGGACCTGGCCTACAAGGAAGGTCTGTGCATCTACTACTTTCGTGAAGTGCCGAACGAAAAGGTGATCCCGGTGCAGGAAAACATCCTGTACGCCGACGAGCATCTGGTGGTCGCCGACAAACCGCATTTCCTGCCCGTGACCCCGGCCGGTGAATACGTCGAGCAAACCCTGTTGCGCCGCCTGATTCGTCGCCTGGACAACCCTGCGCTGGTGCCCCTGCATCGTATCGACCGGCATACGGCGGGCCTGGTGCTGTTCTCGGCCAACCCGGCCAGCCGCTCGGCGTATCAGCAGCTGTTTCCCACACGCCGCATCGATAAATTCTACGAAGCCATCGCCCCTGCCTTACCGAACCTGACCTTCCCCCTGGTGCACAAAAGCCGCTTGGTGGAGGGCGAACCCTTCTTTCGCATGCAAGAAGGCGCGGGCGCCAGTAACACCGAGACCGGCGTGCAGGTGCGCGAAAAAAACCGCGATTTATGGCGCTATGGCCTGTTCCCCGTGACCGGCAAGAAGCACCAGCTGCGCGTGCACATGACCGCGCTGGGGGCGAGTATCTGTAACGACCCGTTCTACCCCGATGTGCTCAAGGATGCCGTGGACGACTACGCCAACCCGCTGAAATTGCTGGCCCAGGGCGTGCGGTTTGTCGACCCCGTGACGGGCGAGGAACGCCACTTCAGCAGCCGGATCACCCTCGACTGGTAA
- a CDS encoding transcriptional regulator has product MVNVEQLKSSVNRMSADVVRDAVNELRLDGLVTEGKTPFNKVHFNTCFAEIEALFQRAGYHKQLDVVGYQGLLYALYDPGRWEAVDVLRWLKEFTEAASASPILRAELIKA; this is encoded by the coding sequence GTGGTGAATGTTGAACAACTGAAAAGCAGCGTCAATCGCATGTCCGCCGACGTCGTGCGCGACGCGGTGAACGAGCTGCGCCTCGACGGCCTGGTCACGGAAGGCAAGACGCCGTTTAACAAAGTGCATTTCAACACCTGCTTTGCGGAGATCGAGGCGTTGTTCCAGCGCGCCGGCTACCACAAGCAGCTGGATGTGGTGGGTTACCAGGGCTTGCTGTACGCGCTGTATGACCCCGGCCGCTGGGAGGCGGTGGATGTGCTGCGTTGGCTCAAGGAGTTCACCGAGGCCGCCAGTGCTTCGCCGATCCTGAGGGCCGAATTGATCAAAGCCTGA
- a CDS encoding glutaredoxin family protein, translating to MLPECQLFGTLGCHLCEIAEAEIMPLVERGLLVELVDITDPIDLSDAYGLRIPVLRRVDSGAELDWPFDAEQVVAFLR from the coding sequence ATGCTGCCTGAATGCCAGTTATTCGGCACCCTGGGTTGCCATTTGTGTGAGATTGCCGAAGCCGAGATCATGCCGCTCGTCGAACGCGGGTTGCTGGTGGAGTTGGTGGATATCACCGACCCGATTGATCTGAGCGACGCCTACGGCCTACGGATTCCGGTGCTTCGCCGGGTAGACAGCGGGGCAGAACTGGACTGGCCATTCGATGCCGAGCAGGTGGTGGCCTTCCTGCGCTGA